In a single window of the Bradyrhizobium sp. ORS 285 genome:
- the gcvH gene encoding glycine cleavage system protein GcvH, translating into MTTLYTSDHEWLSIDGDVATIGITDYAQAQLGDVVFVELPQVGRALKKTEAAAVVESVKAASDVYAPITGEVVEVNQAIVDEPALVNTDADGKAWFFKLKIADKAELGGLMDEAAYKAHTA; encoded by the coding sequence ATGACCACGCTCTACACCTCCGACCATGAATGGCTCAGCATCGACGGCGATGTCGCCACCATCGGCATCACCGACTACGCGCAGGCGCAGCTCGGCGACGTCGTGTTCGTCGAGCTGCCGCAGGTCGGCCGCGCGCTGAAGAAGACCGAGGCCGCCGCCGTGGTCGAATCGGTCAAGGCCGCCTCGGACGTCTACGCGCCGATCACCGGCGAGGTGGTCGAGGTCAACCAGGCCATCGTCGACGAGCCGGCGCTGGTGAACACCGATGCCGACGGCAAGGCCTGGTTCTTCAAGCTCAAGATCGCCGACAAGGCCGAGCTCGGCGGCCTGATGGATGAGGCCGCCTACAAGGCGCACACGGCGTGA
- a CDS encoding formate dehydrogenase subunit delta, whose translation MSHNPIERLVYMANQIGKFFQSQGQEKEVAGVAEHIKKFWDPRMLKTIYAHHDAGGAGLDPAVKDAIGKLKDAAVAKEKA comes from the coding sequence ATGTCGCATAACCCCATCGAACGCCTCGTCTACATGGCCAACCAGATCGGCAAGTTCTTCCAGAGCCAGGGCCAGGAGAAAGAGGTCGCCGGCGTCGCCGAGCACATCAAGAAGTTCTGGGACCCGCGCATGCTCAAGACGATCTACGCCCACCACGACGCCGGCGGCGCGGGCCTTGATCCGGCCGTGAAGGACGCGATCGGCAAGCTGAAGGACGCGGCCGTGGCGAAGGAGAAGGCGTAA
- the alaS gene encoding alanine--tRNA ligase, producing MSGVNEIRSTFLNFFAANGHEIVPSSPLVPRNDPTLMFTNAGMVQFKNVFTGVEKRPYNRATTSQKCVRAGGKHNDLDNVGYTARHHTFFEMLGNFSFGDYFKENAIELAWKLVTKEFGLPKDKLTATVYIDDDEAFGLWKKIAGLPESRIIRIAGSDNFWQMGDTGPCGPCSEIFYDHGDKIWGGPPGSPEADGDRFIEIWNLVFMQYEQLEGGVRNPLPKPSIDTGAGLERVAAVLQGKHDNYDIDLFVALIRAIADLTNADPQGPQKASLRVIADHLRASSFLISDGVLPSNEGRGYVLRRIMRRAMRHAQLLGAREPLMHKLVGALTREMGQAYPELIRAEGLIKETLRLEETRFRKTLERGLAILDEKSASLSKGDMFDGDVAFTLYDTYGFPLDLTQDALKSRGISVDQASFTDAMERQKAKARAAWAGSGEAATETVWFPLREKLGATEFLGYETETAEGAVTALVKDGAEVDSLKAGESGAIVLNQTPFYGESGGQVGDTGVLTGEGVRVRITDTQKKAGDLFAHIGTVEQGTLKLGTALQLDVDHTRRSAIRANHSATHILHEALRQVLGDHIAQRGSLVSPDRLRFDFVHPKPITAEELARVEDIANDVVLENAEVTTRLMGLDDAREAGARALFGEKYGDEVRVVSMGNAARDHGNNAMGWSVELCGGTHVKRTGDIGLIAVTSESAVASGVRRIEALTARGARAHANHNLSLAKAAAAELRTTVDEVPARITALMEERKKLERELSDARKKLAMGGGGQETGNGATAGVRDVGGVKLMARAVSGIEMKDLKSLADEAKKQLGSGVVALVATSEDGKAGVVVGVTADLTARFNAVELVRAASEALGGKGGGGRPDMAQAGGPDGAKAEAALAAIESAISKAG from the coding sequence ATGAGCGGCGTCAACGAGATCAGGTCGACTTTCCTCAATTTCTTCGCTGCGAACGGCCACGAGATCGTGCCGTCCTCGCCGCTCGTGCCGCGCAACGACCCGACCTTGATGTTCACGAACGCCGGCATGGTGCAGTTCAAGAACGTCTTCACTGGCGTCGAGAAGCGGCCCTACAACCGCGCCACAACGTCGCAGAAATGCGTGCGTGCGGGGGGCAAGCACAACGATCTCGACAATGTCGGCTACACCGCCCGGCATCACACCTTCTTCGAGATGCTCGGCAACTTCTCCTTCGGCGACTACTTCAAGGAGAACGCGATCGAGCTCGCCTGGAAGCTGGTCACCAAGGAGTTCGGCCTCCCGAAGGACAAGCTGACCGCGACCGTCTATATCGACGACGACGAGGCGTTCGGACTCTGGAAGAAGATCGCGGGTCTCCCTGAGTCGCGCATCATCCGCATCGCCGGCTCGGACAATTTCTGGCAGATGGGCGACACCGGCCCGTGCGGCCCGTGCTCGGAGATCTTCTACGACCATGGCGACAAGATCTGGGGCGGCCCTCCGGGCTCGCCGGAGGCGGATGGCGACCGCTTCATCGAGATCTGGAACCTCGTGTTCATGCAGTACGAGCAGCTCGAGGGCGGGGTCCGCAATCCCCTTCCGAAGCCCTCGATCGACACCGGCGCGGGCCTCGAGCGCGTCGCCGCGGTGCTGCAGGGCAAGCACGACAATTACGACATCGACCTGTTCGTCGCGCTGATCCGGGCCATTGCCGACCTCACCAATGCCGACCCGCAGGGCCCGCAGAAGGCGAGCCTGCGCGTCATCGCCGACCACCTCCGCGCCTCGTCGTTCCTGATCTCCGACGGCGTGCTGCCGTCCAACGAAGGCCGCGGCTACGTGCTGCGCCGGATCATGCGCCGCGCGATGCGCCACGCCCAGCTGCTCGGCGCGCGCGAGCCGCTGATGCACAAGCTGGTCGGCGCGCTCACCCGCGAGATGGGCCAGGCCTATCCGGAGCTGATCCGCGCCGAGGGGCTGATCAAGGAAACCCTGCGGCTGGAAGAGACCCGCTTCCGCAAGACGCTGGAGCGCGGCCTCGCCATCCTCGACGAGAAGTCGGCCTCGCTCTCCAAGGGCGACATGTTCGATGGCGACGTCGCCTTCACCCTGTACGACACCTATGGCTTCCCGCTCGACCTCACCCAGGACGCGCTGAAGTCGCGCGGCATCAGCGTCGACCAGGCCTCCTTCACCGATGCCATGGAGCGGCAGAAGGCGAAGGCGCGCGCGGCCTGGGCCGGCTCGGGTGAGGCGGCCACCGAGACCGTCTGGTTCCCGCTGCGCGAGAAGCTCGGCGCCACCGAGTTCCTCGGCTACGAGACCGAGACCGCAGAGGGCGCGGTCACCGCATTGGTCAAGGACGGCGCCGAGGTCGACAGCCTCAAGGCCGGCGAGAGCGGCGCGATCGTGTTGAACCAGACGCCGTTCTACGGCGAGTCCGGCGGCCAGGTCGGCGACACCGGCGTGCTGACCGGCGAGGGCGTCCGCGTGCGCATCACCGACACCCAGAAGAAGGCCGGCGATCTGTTCGCGCATATCGGCACCGTGGAGCAGGGCACGCTGAAGCTCGGCACCGCGCTGCAGCTCGACGTCGATCACACCAGACGCTCGGCAATCCGCGCCAACCATTCGGCGACCCACATCCTGCACGAGGCGCTGCGCCAGGTGCTCGGCGACCACATCGCCCAGCGCGGCTCGCTGGTCTCGCCCGACCGGCTGCGCTTCGACTTCGTGCATCCCAAGCCGATCACGGCCGAGGAGCTCGCCCGCGTCGAGGACATCGCCAACGACGTCGTGCTGGAGAATGCCGAGGTCACGACCCGGCTGATGGGGCTCGACGATGCCCGCGAGGCCGGCGCCCGCGCGCTGTTCGGCGAGAAATATGGCGACGAGGTCCGCGTCGTCTCGATGGGCAACGCCGCGCGCGACCACGGCAATAATGCGATGGGCTGGTCGGTCGAGCTGTGCGGCGGCACGCATGTGAAGCGCACCGGCGATATCGGCCTGATCGCGGTGACCTCAGAGAGCGCGGTGGCCTCGGGCGTCCGCCGCATCGAGGCGCTGACGGCGCGCGGCGCCCGTGCCCATGCCAATCACAATCTTTCGCTCGCCAAGGCGGCCGCGGCTGAGCTGCGCACCACCGTCGACGAGGTGCCGGCGCGCATCACCGCGCTGATGGAGGAGCGCAAGAAGCTCGAGCGCGAGCTGTCGGACGCGCGCAAGAAGCTCGCGATGGGCGGTGGCGGCCAGGAGACCGGCAACGGCGCTACTGCCGGCGTCCGCGACGTCGGCGGCGTCAAGCTGATGGCGCGCGCTGTCTCCGGCATTGAGATGAAGGATCTCAAGTCGCTCGCCGACGAGGCCAAGAAGCAGCTCGGCTCGGGCGTCGTCGCGCTGGTGGCGACTTCCGAGGACGGCAAGGCCGGCGTCGTGGTCGGCGTGACCGCCGATCTCACGGCGCGCTTCAACGCGGTCGAGCTGGTGCGCGCGGCGTCCGAGGCGCTGGGCGGCAAGGGCGGCGGTGGCCGTCCCGACATGGCCCAGGCTGGCGGCCCCGATGGAGCCAAGGCGGAGGCTGCGCTGGCCGCGATCGAGAGCGCGATCAGCAAGGCTGGCTGA
- the gcvT gene encoding glycine cleavage system aminomethyltransferase GcvT, producing MAEPAATPSTSLKRTPLYALHVSLGGKMVPFAGYEMPVQYAPGVLKEHLHTRSHAGLFDVSHMGQVALVPKSGTVADAAAALERLVPQDIIGIPPGRQRYAQFTNAEGGILDDLMVANFGEHLVLVVNAACKEADIALLRDGVSDVCEVHPLADRALLALQGPKAASVLAKFCADAEAMRFMDSGPRMVDGLACYVSRSGYTGEDGYEISVPTDKAEQLAEALLSDKDVLPIGLGARDSLRLEAGLCLYGHDIDTGTTPVEAALEWSVQKVRRSGGARAGGFPGADKILAQFDGGATRRRVGLRPEGRAPVREGATLFATADSSEPVGKVTSGGFGPTLNAPVAMGYVPTALAALDMQLFADVRGQRLPLRVAATPFVPNTYKR from the coding sequence ATGGCTGAACCGGCTGCTACTCCCTCCACTTCTCTCAAACGAACACCGCTGTATGCGCTGCATGTCAGCCTCGGCGGCAAGATGGTGCCGTTCGCGGGCTATGAGATGCCCGTGCAATACGCGCCCGGCGTGCTCAAGGAGCACCTCCATACCCGCAGCCACGCGGGCCTGTTCGACGTCTCCCACATGGGCCAGGTCGCGCTGGTGCCGAAATCCGGCACCGTTGCTGACGCTGCGGCCGCGCTGGAGCGGCTGGTGCCGCAGGACATCATCGGCATTCCCCCGGGCCGGCAGCGCTACGCCCAGTTCACCAATGCCGAGGGCGGCATTCTCGACGACCTGATGGTGGCGAATTTCGGCGAGCACCTGGTGCTGGTCGTCAACGCCGCCTGCAAGGAGGCGGACATCGCGCTGCTGCGCGACGGCGTGTCCGACGTCTGCGAGGTGCATCCGCTGGCGGACCGGGCACTGTTGGCGCTGCAGGGGCCGAAGGCGGCGTCCGTGCTGGCGAAATTCTGTGCAGACGCCGAGGCCATGCGGTTCATGGATTCGGGCCCGCGCATGGTCGATGGGCTCGCCTGCTACGTCTCGCGCTCGGGCTACACCGGCGAGGATGGCTACGAGATCTCGGTGCCGACCGACAAGGCCGAGCAGCTCGCCGAGGCGCTCTTGTCCGACAAGGACGTGCTGCCGATCGGGCTCGGGGCCCGCGACAGCCTGCGGCTCGAGGCCGGGCTTTGCCTCTATGGTCACGACATCGACACCGGCACCACGCCGGTCGAGGCGGCGCTGGAATGGTCGGTGCAGAAGGTTCGCCGCAGCGGCGGCGCCCGCGCCGGTGGCTTCCCGGGCGCCGACAAGATCCTGGCGCAGTTTGACGGAGGCGCGACGCGCCGCCGCGTGGGGCTCAGGCCCGAGGGCCGTGCTCCGGTGCGCGAGGGCGCGACGCTGTTCGCGACCGCCGACTCGTCTGAGCCGGTCGGCAAGGTCACTTCGGGCGGCTTCGGGCCGACGCTGAACGCTCCGGTCGCGATGGGCTACGTGCCGACCGCCCTCGCCGCGCTCGATATGCAATTGTTCGCCGACGTGCGCGGCCAGCGGCTGCCGCTGCGCGTCGCCGCCACGCCTTTTGTCCCCAACACCTACAAACGTTGA
- the fdhD gene encoding formate dehydrogenase accessory sulfurtransferase FdhD → MRIADRLVWRDGALTEGHRRVPEETAVALTYNGGTQAVMMATPQDLRDFAVGFSLNEGLITGRDDIVSLDVVELDDGIELRMWLPDALAERLAERRRNIAGPTGCGLCGIDSLSEAVRPAAHVPAGRRFAPRDIMAALAAIEPLQKLNHETRAVHAAAFWTPARGIIALREDVGRHNALDKLAGHLAQTHSLASEGLVLMTSRVSVELVQKAAAMGAPVLVAVSAPTALAIRMAEAAGITLIAVARNDGFEIFTHPDRIVASAETGARSTHTDTPHVA, encoded by the coding sequence GTGCGCATCGCGGATCGTCTGGTCTGGCGCGACGGAGCCCTCACCGAGGGCCACCGCCGCGTGCCGGAGGAGACCGCGGTCGCGCTGACCTACAATGGCGGCACCCAGGCCGTCATGATGGCGACGCCACAGGATCTCCGCGACTTCGCCGTCGGCTTCAGCCTAAACGAAGGCCTGATCACTGGCCGAGACGACATCGTCTCGCTCGACGTCGTCGAGCTGGACGACGGCATCGAGCTGCGAATGTGGCTGCCCGACGCGCTCGCCGAACGCCTCGCCGAGCGCCGCCGCAACATCGCCGGCCCCACCGGCTGCGGCCTGTGCGGCATCGACTCCCTTTCCGAAGCCGTGCGGCCCGCGGCGCATGTGCCCGCAGGCCGACGCTTTGCACCGCGCGACATCATGGCGGCCCTGGCCGCGATCGAGCCACTGCAGAAGCTCAACCACGAGACCCGCGCAGTCCACGCCGCGGCGTTCTGGACGCCAGCCCGCGGCATCATCGCCCTGCGCGAGGATGTCGGCCGCCACAACGCGCTCGACAAGCTCGCCGGCCACCTCGCGCAGACGCACAGCCTCGCGAGCGAAGGCTTGGTCCTCATGACCAGCCGCGTTTCCGTCGAGCTCGTGCAGAAGGCCGCAGCGATGGGCGCCCCGGTGCTGGTCGCCGTGTCAGCGCCGACCGCGCTCGCCATCCGCATGGCCGAGGCGGCCGGCATCACCTTGATCGCCGTGGCCCGCAACGACGGCTTCGAAATCTTCACCCACCCCGACCGCATCGTCGCGAGCGCCGAGACCGGCGCCCGATCAACACACACGGACACGCCCCATGTCGCATAA
- a CDS encoding cyclic nucleotide-gated ion channel produces the protein MPPLGPGESVRHPDLRDRLYELLEHDHLPSTHGSRLIQLIVLVITLDVLAVVLASDPDIAASFGWPLRLIKITALIVFAAEYAARLWSIAGHMPRRQSAWQDRVAYAFSALGIIDLLSFVPATIALVLGDRSLEAVSIVLPFLKLVRYSPALRSLLSAVQAERRTLVGCLVILAGAVLLFASLLYAVERDVQPDKFGTIPHAMWWAIVTLGTVGYGDVVPVTPLGRIITVVAIIWGFAMIALPVAIISTAFAEEIKRRDFVVTWGMLAKVPLFSHLNASEIADIMRLLRARTIESGEVLVRRGDAASSMYFITAGEVEIELPTQCVKLADGTFFGEIALLHRTKRSGTVTATRKTRLLVLDAQDFHALIARMPALAAHVRTIAKARMADSGDLAIAELSQAEHEDEPEG, from the coding sequence GTGCCGCCGCTCGGGCCGGGCGAGAGCGTTCGACATCCCGACCTGCGGGACCGGCTCTACGAGCTGCTCGAGCACGACCATCTGCCGAGCACGCACGGCTCGCGCCTGATCCAGCTGATCGTGCTGGTCATCACGCTCGACGTGCTGGCTGTGGTGCTGGCGTCAGATCCTGACATCGCGGCCAGCTTCGGCTGGCCGCTGCGGCTGATCAAGATCACCGCGCTGATCGTGTTCGCCGCCGAATATGCCGCGCGGCTCTGGAGCATCGCGGGTCATATGCCGCGGCGGCAGTCGGCGTGGCAGGACCGGGTGGCCTACGCCTTCTCCGCGCTCGGGATCATCGATCTCCTGTCCTTCGTGCCGGCCACGATTGCGCTCGTGCTCGGCGACCGCAGCCTGGAAGCGGTGTCCATCGTGCTGCCGTTCCTCAAGCTGGTGCGCTATTCGCCGGCGCTGCGCTCGCTGTTGTCAGCGGTGCAGGCCGAGCGCCGCACCCTGGTCGGCTGCCTCGTCATCCTCGCCGGCGCGGTGCTGCTGTTTGCCTCGCTGCTCTATGCCGTCGAGCGCGACGTGCAGCCCGACAAGTTCGGCACCATCCCGCATGCGATGTGGTGGGCGATCGTCACGCTCGGCACCGTCGGCTATGGCGACGTCGTGCCGGTGACGCCGCTCGGCCGCATCATCACCGTGGTCGCGATCATCTGGGGTTTTGCCATGATCGCGCTGCCGGTGGCCATTATCTCCACGGCGTTCGCCGAGGAGATCAAGCGGCGCGACTTCGTCGTCACCTGGGGCATGCTCGCCAAGGTGCCGCTGTTCTCGCATCTCAACGCCTCGGAGATCGCGGACATCATGCGGCTGTTGCGCGCGCGCACGATCGAATCCGGCGAGGTGCTGGTGCGGCGCGGCGATGCGGCGTCGTCGATGTATTTCATCACCGCCGGCGAGGTCGAGATCGAGCTGCCGACGCAATGCGTCAAGCTCGCCGACGGCACCTTCTTCGGCGAGATCGCGTTGCTCCATCGGACTAAGCGCTCCGGCACCGTGACCGCGACCCGGAAGACAAGGCTGCTGGTCTTGGACGCCCAGGACTTCCACGCACTGATAGCCCGCATGCCGGCTCTTGCCGCGCATGTCCGCACCATCGCCAAGGCTCGCATGGCCGACTCCGGCGACCTCGCGATCGCGGAGCTCTCGCAGGCTGAGCATGAGGACGAGCCGGAAGGGTAG